The Candidatus Bathyarchaeia archaeon genome contains a region encoding:
- a CDS encoding NAD(+)/NADH kinase, translating to MTKSVGIVARLDREEALNFALEISKYFESSGFKVFFELELAEKIGKSSLARSLRDMNVDLIVTIGGDGTILKTCLNIPKPEPPILAIDMGARGFLTEVSPERAYEAVEQYLKGSYYIERYSKIASFVRNARLPDALNEVFITSRHLAKLLHVKIWKDNIDIMECRADGVIIASQVGSTAYSFSSGGPILDPEVDALILTPVCPVNLMRPIVFPPNSSIKIELIKPKNALIVVDGNYQRDIGDGETTITVRNSEYKSTFIRFETNFYRRLKNRLLFPREEG from the coding sequence TTGACTAAATCGGTCGGCATAGTTGCACGCTTAGATCGCGAGGAAGCCCTTAACTTTGCGCTTGAAATTTCAAAATATTTTGAGTCCTCCGGATTTAAAGTATTCTTTGAATTAGAATTGGCTGAGAAAATCGGTAAAAGCAGTCTAGCGAGATCATTAAGGGATATGAACGTAGATTTAATTGTCACTATAGGTGGTGATGGAACAATACTAAAAACTTGTCTAAATATACCAAAGCCTGAGCCGCCAATATTAGCCATAGATATGGGTGCAAGAGGATTCCTAACTGAAGTATCACCGGAAAGAGCCTATGAAGCAGTAGAACAATATCTTAAAGGCTCATATTACATCGAGAGATATAGTAAGATTGCATCTTTTGTTAGAAATGCTAGGCTTCCTGATGCCTTAAATGAGGTCTTTATAACATCAAGACACTTAGCAAAACTTTTACATGTTAAGATATGGAAGGATAATATAGATATTATGGAATGCAGAGCTGATGGTGTAATTATTGCTTCTCAAGTTGGCTCAACAGCTTATTCTTTTTCTAGCGGGGGACCAATTCTCGATCCGGAGGTTGATGCTCTTATTTTAACACCTGTCTGTCCAGTAAACTTAATGCGCCCAATAGTCTTTCCCCCTAATTCAAGCATTAAAATCGAGTTAATTAAGCCTAAGAATGCACTTATAGTTGTTGACGGAAACTATCAGAGGGATATAGGTGATGGAGAAACTACCATCACCGTGAGAAACTCAGAGTATAAATCCACGTTTATAAGATTTGAAACGAATTTCTATAGGCGCCTTAAAAATAGGCTCCTATTTCCTCGGGAAGAGGGATGA